Part of the bacterium genome, CGCCATCAACGCAGCGGCGTAGCTGGCTGATGACGGTTCGGCAGGAGACTCCGCGTACGGCGTGCTCCGAGCTCGCAGGTCCCGGGGACGCCGCGTAAGGCAGGCGCACGATAGGCTCCACCGGCGGGGCCCGCCCGATCTTCGGGCGGGCCCCGCTGCATCCGCGTCCCGGGAGTCCGGCGGGCGTCAGGGTTGCGGGATCGCGTCCCAAAGGTTGAGGCTGTTGAGGTATATCAGGTCGAACAGCATCGTGCCGTGCGTGAGGGCGTCCGACATGCGGATCGCGCGGGTCAACCGCCGCGGCTGACCCTCGTACAGCGTCAGGAGCAGCGAGCCGACGACCGGGGTGTCCCCGTGGACCAGCCGGACCCCGAGCATCGCGCTGCCCTGGACGCTGATCGTCGGGCTGTCGTGCTGCCGGATCGCCTCCTCCACCGTCACCGGCCGGTAGTACAACCCGATCATGAGATAGTCGAGCAGCGGCGCGAGCCCGGCGCGCACCCAGGCATCGCCGATCCACGAATAGGGCGCCCTCGCGTCCGGGCTCGCCCAATTCACGCCTTCATCATAATAGACGGAGTACCACGACCCGACGTACATCGCGACCGCCACGCCGGGGCGCACGGTCCTGGCGACCGCGGCCGCCGCCCGCGTGTACGCCATGATCGTATGCGCGCGGTACCCGAGCCAGGCTTTGTAGAGGGGACCGGGCCGCCGGACAATGCCGTAGCCTCGCGGCACGTACGCGTAGATGTCTTCCGGCCAGTGTGCCACGGCGTGCCCGATCGTCCGCTCGAACGCGGCCCGGCTGAAGTCCGAGAAGTCCTCCGCCAGGTCGTCGTACCGCGTCCGGTCGAGGACGATGCCGTCGAGATCATAGCGCGAGACGATCTCGTGGATCGCGGCGAGCTCATAGTTCCAGACTTCGGGATTGGCGGGGTTTGCAAAGGCGAAGATGTCGTGCGCGGAGGAGGGCTCCAGCCGCGTCTCGACCGGCCCGATCGTGACACGCGCGCCCGGCGCCAGCGCCTCGCGCATCCAATCGGCCGCGGCCCCATGTCCCGACAGCACGTATCCACCGGGCGGAATCGCCGCCGCCCCGGGATCGGCGGGGCCCTGCGCACGGTCCCGAACGTCGGTGACGGCGTCGTTCGCCACGGCCGCCTCGACGCCCCAGCGGGACGCCGGACTCAGGCGTCCGCTGGCGGGGGTGTAGAGGACGAGCTGGTCCTGGCCCCGGGGAACATCGACGCCCCCGAGTTCGTAGGATTTGGTGGTGCCGGACGCGGTGACGCGCCGGAAGGCGACGTAGGCCGTCGCCTGAAAATCAGGATGCGTGAACGATG contains:
- a CDS encoding alpha amylase family protein, which produces MRRVLTRTLAGPAAALVAVTLLAAPFTPPAVAAHPEVPHRALWIEPGANLVQLSTVAGVRAALDRAKAAGVDVVMPEAKNAWGYVIYPSTFIPAIAASPIPHSGPGTGYPPPAQWYPRDYDLLETIIQEAHARGIKVHAAINTFGEGYSPMGVGPSFTHPDFQATAYVAFRRVTASGTTKSYELGGVDVPRGQDQLVLYTPASGRLSPASRWGVEAAVANDAVTDVRDRAQGPADPGAAAIPPGGYVLSGHGAAADWMREALAPGARVTIGPVETRLEPSSAHDIFAFANPANPEVWNYELAAIHEIVSRYDLDGIVLDRTRYDDLAEDFSDFSRAAFERTIGHAVAHWPEDIYAYVPRGYGIVRRPGPLYKAWLGYRAHTIMAYTRAAAAVARTVRPGVAVAMYVGSWYSVYYDEGVNWASPDARAPYSWIGDAWVRAGLAPLLDYLMIGLYYRPVTVEEAIRQHDSPTISVQGSAMLGVRLVHGDTPVVGSLLLTLYEGQPRRLTRAIRMSDALTHGTMLFDLIYLNSLNLWDAIPQP